The Calditerrivibrio nitroreducens DSM 19672 genome window below encodes:
- a CDS encoding ribose-phosphate pyrophosphokinase has translation MDFLVFSGNSNKTLAQGIVAKLGLRLGDATVSKFSDGEIFVRINESVRGRDVFVVQSTNYPAEVHLMELMIMVDALKRASAKSVTAVMPYFGYARQDRTVEPRVPITAKLVANLLTKSGIDRIVTMDLHAGQIQGFFDIPVDNLYSVPIIAKYFRDKGMCGEDYVVVSPDAGGVTRARGFAKALDTSLAIIDKRRSGPNVAKAMNVIGDVKGKGVIIIDDMIDTAGTLVEAAHAVLEHGATKVVAGASHGILSGPAIERILKSELEEVVITDTIEASKEKLSFSKLKILSTSDLFAEAINRIYKKESISSLFVNI, from the coding sequence ATGGATTTTTTGGTTTTTTCAGGTAATTCTAATAAAACATTGGCTCAGGGGATTGTTGCCAAGCTTGGGTTAAGGCTTGGGGATGCCACTGTAAGTAAATTCAGTGATGGTGAGATATTTGTTAGAATAAATGAATCAGTTAGAGGTAGGGATGTTTTTGTGGTGCAATCTACTAATTACCCTGCAGAGGTTCATCTGATGGAGCTTATGATAATGGTGGATGCTCTTAAAAGGGCATCAGCCAAGTCTGTAACTGCGGTTATGCCTTATTTTGGCTATGCCAGACAGGATAGAACTGTGGAGCCAAGGGTGCCCATCACGGCAAAGCTTGTGGCAAATCTCCTTACAAAATCTGGTATAGATAGGATTGTCACGATGGATCTACATGCTGGCCAGATTCAGGGTTTTTTTGATATTCCGGTAGATAATCTCTATTCAGTTCCTATAATTGCCAAATACTTCAGGGATAAAGGGATGTGTGGTGAGGATTATGTTGTGGTGTCTCCGGATGCCGGTGGCGTTACAAGGGCAAGGGGGTTTGCAAAAGCTTTAGATACATCCCTTGCGATTATTGATAAAAGAAGATCCGGTCCCAATGTGGCAAAAGCTATGAATGTGATAGGTGATGTAAAGGGTAAAGGTGTAATTATAATAGATGATATGATAGACACCGCCGGCACACTCGTGGAAGCAGCCCATGCCGTTTTAGAACATGGAGCTACTAAAGTAGTTGCAGGGGCATCCCATGGGATTTTGAGTGGACCAGCTATTGAGAGGATATTAAAGAGTGAACTGGAAGAGGTTGTGATTACAGATACAATTGAGGCCAGCAAAGAAAAGCTTTCTTTTTCAAA
- the ispE gene encoding 4-(cytidine 5'-diphospho)-2-C-methyl-D-erythritol kinase — translation MDFIRSYAKINIFLHIIDKRSDGYHNIFSLMTKIGLYDTIFIEKSDNFKIDSNVRWLPTDENNIVYKIYQKVKEIYDIPPVRFSIFKNIPAGAGLGGGSSNAEAGLTLLDRYFGLNMGYQEKMDILRSVGSDTAFFLVKDGVAYAEGRGEIVSKGPLLPKAKILLVKPSFSVSTKEAYSGVKLRLTNNYNKDKIQSFVGYGDMIKMLENDFEYTIFEKHPELGWIKKMLSNFGADGALMSGSGSTVYGLFSDEKKMNEAERFFRKFNIYWTLKTTIL, via the coding sequence ATGGATTTTATTAGAAGCTACGCTAAGATTAACATATTTCTACACATTATAGATAAAAGAAGTGACGGCTATCACAATATCTTTTCTTTAATGACAAAGATAGGGTTGTATGATACCATTTTTATTGAGAAGTCTGATAATTTTAAAATAGATTCAAACGTAAGATGGTTACCAACAGATGAAAATAATATCGTTTATAAGATTTATCAAAAGGTAAAAGAGATCTACGATATCCCGCCTGTTCGGTTCAGTATATTTAAAAATATTCCAGCTGGAGCCGGTTTGGGTGGTGGGAGCAGTAATGCGGAAGCTGGTTTAACACTTTTGGATCGTTATTTTGGCCTAAATATGGGGTATCAGGAAAAGATGGATATCTTAAGGTCTGTTGGATCGGATACGGCATTTTTTTTGGTTAAAGATGGTGTTGCCTATGCTGAAGGGCGGGGTGAGATTGTATCAAAAGGGCCATTACTTCCTAAGGCTAAAATACTACTCGTGAAACCATCTTTTTCTGTTTCAACAAAGGAAGCGTATTCAGGGGTAAAATTAAGATTGACAAATAATTACAATAAAGATAAAATACAAAGTTTTGTGGGATACGGCGATATGATAAAAATGCTGGAAAACGATTTTGAATATACCATATTTGAAAAGCATCCAGAACTCGGATGGATAAAAAAGATGTTGAGCAACTTTGGTGCAGATGGTGCTTTGATGAGTGGAAGTGGCTCTACAGTGTATGGTCTGTTTTCCGATGAAAAAAAGATGAACGAAGCAGAAAGATTTTTTAGAAAATTTAATATATATTGGACTTTAAAAACAACGATATTATAG